The genomic interval GATAGTAGTTTTAAAGGTAATATTTTCATTATAAATTCAGAAAAACTTTATGAATTTGCTAAAGAAGCATACAAAAATGAAAGTGTTTTGATGCCACATTCAATTTTACAATGGTTTGAATATTTAAAATAAAGGAGTGATTATGTCTAATATAATTGCAGTTATTTGGGATTTTGACAAAACTTTAGTAGATGGATATATGCAGGATCCAATTTTTAAGAAGTATGGAGTTGATTCAAAGGAATTTTGGGAAGAAGTAAATTCTCTACCAAAGAAGTATTGGGAAGAACAACAAGTAAAAGTTAATAGAGATACTATTTATTTGAACCATTTTATAAATAAAACTAAAGAAGGAGTATTCAAAGGTTTAAATAATAAAGTACTTTTTGAATTGGGAAGAGAATTAAAATTCTATAAGGGAATTCCTGAAATATTTGGAAAAACAAAAGAGCTTATTGAAAAAAATTCAATTTTTCAAGAATACAATATTAAGGTAGAACATTATATTGTTAGTACAGGAATGGTTGAAATGATAAAAGGCTCTATTATTAAAGAATATGTAGAAGATATTTGGGGCTGTGAACTAATTCAAGCTAAAGATGAAAATGGTAATTTTGAAATCAGTGAAATAGGATATACTATTGATAATACTTCAAAGACAAGA from Fusobacterium pseudoperiodonticum carries:
- a CDS encoding HAD family hydrolase yields the protein MSNIIAVIWDFDKTLVDGYMQDPIFKKYGVDSKEFWEEVNSLPKKYWEEQQVKVNRDTIYLNHFINKTKEGVFKGLNNKVLFELGRELKFYKGIPEIFGKTKELIEKNSIFQEYNIKVEHYIVSTGMVEMIKGSIIKEYVEDIWGCELIQAKDENGNFEISEIGYTIDNTSKTRAIFEINKGVNKNTGYDVNAKIKEGNRRVLFKNMIYIADGPSDVPAFSLIKKGGGSTFAIYPKSDLKAFKQVEKLREDSRVDMYAEADYSEGTTTYMWIMSKIQELAQNIVDEEKSRLAASISDSPKHLN